Within Diospyros lotus cultivar Yz01 chromosome 15, ASM1463336v1, whole genome shotgun sequence, the genomic segment ttcttcatcatctcctccttcaacaatccatccttgtgcattgctggcatcactagcaagtaacacatcaacattcctttccttctctctcttttgcttgttcatcagttttgcattaaattggacatagacaagattgttcaatcgatgcacatccagtctatttcttttcttcgtatgtatctacataaataaaataaaaataatatcacttTAAGTCTTTAAATGATaggaataatgaaattaaagtattaaaaacgttttaaagtatacactaaccccttcaaaagtgctccaatttcttttacaaCCAGACGAACTACTAGTTAATGAAAGATCCTTATCGCCATTCGTTGTAAGTTTGGAGTGTGATTTCCATAAGTTATCCACCATTTAActacataggtcaaacaagtataaagtaaataaacttATACACAATAGAAGTtaagaaaatgattaaataaattttatacctggattataattgtcatcattttctGCACACCCTTGAGTTGCTCACGATTTTCCAAAAGTTCCTTCTTTATGAGTATATTTTGGCAACTCAATATTTACAACATGACCTTGCAATTCACCATTGGTatcataaaacatctccacacagtTAAAAAATCCATCCATGACTTCATGATCAAGTTTTATACTCATATCCTTAAAAAAGTaatagggattcaaaaggtaagccgcaaaatgtagtggactatctagcctatcttttacccttgcttcaataatctcaATAATAGGTTGATAGTTCTTCTCAATATTATTTAGGGCCTGCATAATAGCTTCCTTTGCATGCTTAAGCTCTCCATATAAAAAGCTCATAGAAGGCTTTTtatctgcatcaacaattcgaagtACCTTCACCAAAGGAGCAAAAACCTTGAGGCATAAAttcacaccattccaaaaagtaatgctcatcacagtagcatatgttgctttccctttaacaatcTTTGACCATTTGCACTCATCCCATTCAGAGCTAGTAAACATTGTCCTCATTTGAgcttttttctccatcaaactttgcaaagtaaggaaagaagaagcgaATCTAGTAACTCCCGGTCTCACAATATCCCTCTTCTTTGTAAATGATCTCATTAAGGACAAtgtcttatggtgtgcataaatgaagatcgtcaaactcttggcctgatcaatgactttttTAAACTTTGGTagttttccaatactttcaagcatcaaattgatagtgtgagtagcacatgatgtccaaaagatatttggcctcttcaatttcaataattttgctgctcccatattgttggcagcattgtctgttactacttggatgacattttgtgggccaacttgctcaatgcacttgTCCACATATTCAAAAATGAGTTCGCTTGTATGTGCTTCGTCTGAAGACTCTTTGGAAGACAAAAAAACAGTacctgcattagaattaacacataggttcatgataCTCCTCCTTTTTCTGTCtgtccaagcatctgtcataatggagcacccattttgtgcccactcttcttcatgcttctttagTAATTCTTTAGTTCTATCCACTTCTCCCTTTAACAACGGTTCTCTCAACTGGTATTAACTAGGAAGTTTGAAGCTCGGGCCAAATTGACCAActgcctcaacaaacaatttgaagctatcatgATTTATCGCATTGAAAGGAATACTAGCTTCATACACCCATCTAACACAATACTCACGAACAGTCTGTGTTCT encodes:
- the LOC127791758 gene encoding uncharacterized protein LOC127791758, which gives rise to MTDAWTDRKRRSIMNLCVNSNAGTVFLSSKESSDEAHTSELIFEYVDKCIEQVGPQNVIQVVTDNAANNMGAAKLLKLKRPNIFWTSCATHTINLMLESIGKLPKFKKVIDQAKSLTIFIYAHHKTLSLMRSFTKKRDIVRPGVTRFASSFLTLQSLMEKKAQMRTMFTSSEWDECKWSKIVKGKATYATVMSITFWNGVNLCLKVFAPLVKVLRIVDADKKPSMSFLYGELKHAKEAIMQALNNIEKNYQPIIEIIEARVKDRLDSPLHFAAYLLNPYYFFKDMSIKLDHEVMDGFFNCVEMFYDTNGELQGHVVNIELPKYTHKEGTFGKS
- the LOC127791760 gene encoding uncharacterized protein LOC127791760, with product MVDNLWKSHSKLTTNGDKDLSLTSSSSGCKRNWSTFEGIHTKKRNRLDVHRLNNLVYVQFNAKLMNKQKREKERNVDVLLASDASNAQGWIVEGGDDEEIDPGTGLTWEVVGEASGADEMLQPRRNSRMRKLHEDDFQSEEEEDEQELNEFDFESDEDHVLEEYGEEEV